From Topomyia yanbarensis strain Yona2022 chromosome 1, ASM3024719v1, whole genome shotgun sequence, one genomic window encodes:
- the LOC131690109 gene encoding inositol polyphosphate-4-phosphatase type I A isoform X2, producing the protein MRFNKQELITLARQPSNKFDKEGPLYVTEKQEGFFRKTEVSLEKWCRLRGNLLFYFKGNDPFSEPQGCIVLEKYRCVRHSDQKEFDGYVFFLEFEDGLRQRFATNTDQERLEWMQSIGLAGYDVKRAQLKYLREQIDKKRGLVHDVDVDMLRLQTGKEIDLAEIPICESVISCDNLLCDGNGKPPNPSVVVQVTSNSRAASSGGWVKYGRTEVIERSSNPQFICTITFRTGDGLNAKSLIRFTAYDVREKVTQTAVPIGWAEVALGVITDTSRLRIPLRGQSTCGSNAGFITIASCAPDLERRTPRSPAKTGGLDQQQQHQYQQAIGHRRSQSLPPKLGVKLFIPPPSKVSVVFINPSIHTYRLHSGLGGDISVQELMLESQLCYIIPQQLLSIWIAREKELLQEISGMGELGGEWRNRQMELLDKHLKLLKDYSQAKQFLMQQQQQGKYFKASSKKKDETLEFAPVNLHLQRMWAHNDTLKRAGILDVITVGAFTRHSGKSKTGGLIKLMQQIMDSSAKDNGVSQRVAAANDAVQAIKQLRKEIVEIMSQLLYLAKSKNPKGMLPLCNEMMTKTRSLLNIWEPTMVEEAFSFIERNRIVDEQTLAVEGLAGGTPGHSIPMSPFRKITQQLGALDLKSPELEDFATPMGPAPDLWPQVRTSKSGVLGAFGTTTKSKSPSALDINAIATIQSTYNQMNNSKSKEYLMSCSLPAACYLPLDTPTESKSSKASPSETPSGDLKFSETHFDVNGEVTSSALETDPPLKSPEVEKAEEAIPEAMTHSSLSANQLLENKTELLSNVYDEKGYLIENTAIVLGHNGAFLDTKAMSSSPSANYYRPTEEPEPLDLTQLNIEASVMCLVSKVKFLCGRCGSPAVRLRQPKGSSTVKPCRVPFGGIPPDVVTSQPLSLPCSSEEQEIPESSSAASLSGILPKDLLPGPSGKPPLCSKDLNLALTQAVGEVTRKVKKGNKFTDGLDLSLTTDWASELRPSMKKLRQAMDGLLKTARLMHSVQRLQQDMKKTSSVLTVMYRRDVCFSQALTALVSSLMAKLWGQNVTENYISLLCSLGPLACFEGLLSLYGSETDMWGDMSVAIEDLASVRFTLVRSNIQRDSKAVPVPRVTGSRQALLVLLPVPESVFCHLPTKETVNFKITPVFFNIGINEKATLAETLGYTKEQHRSNWDNYDRLKQYHIRYKKIPFNFVNPSCSAALDTPTKTVMATAQQKEVLVPEHAVVALLNEMEEQLRTNCSKNYRVLTLAEDITRAMQGLRFTSCKSAKDRTSMAVTMEQCRVLQQEFHLSAGNVQNVLDTMRSEGTRSDNTMKNIGLRKYAFNLPQVLSLPQAYRPPAGAYGKVQS; encoded by the exons TAAGTCTCGAAAAGTGGTGCCGACTGCGCGGGAACCTGCTGTTCTACTTCAAAGGCAACGACCCGTTCTCGGAACCACAGGGATGCATCGTACTGGAAAAGTACCGCTGCGTTAGACACAGCGATCAGAAGGAGTTCGACGGATACGTGTTCTTCCTCG AATTCGAGGAcggtttgagacagcgtttcgCCACCAACACCGACCAGGAACGACTGGAATGGATGCAGTCGATCGGCCTAGCCGGTTACGACGTCAAACGTGCACAGCTGAAATACCTGCGGGAGCAGATCGATAAGAAACGTGGCTTGGTCCACGACGTAGACGTGGACATGTTGCGTCTACAGACCGGCAAGGAGATAG ATCTCGCCGAAATTCCGATCTGTGAATCGGTCATCTCCTGCGATAATCTGTTGTGCGACGGTAACGGCAAGCCACCGAATCCGTCGGTCGTCGTTCAGGTTACATCGAACAGCCGAGCCGCCAGCAGCGGCGGTTGGGTAAAGTACGGCCGTACCGAAGTGATCGAACGAAGCTCCAATCCGCAGTTCATTTGTACCATTACGTTTCGCACCGGGGACGGGTTGAATGCGAAATCGCTGATTCGATTTACGGCGTACGACGTGCGGGAGAAGGTAACACAGACGGCCGTACCGATTGGATGGGCTGAGGTGGCTCTCGGGGTTATTACCGATACGTCTCGGTTGAGGATTCCACTGCGGGGGCAAAGCACCTGCGGATCTAATGCTGGCTTCATTACGATTGCCAGCTGTGCACCGGATTTGGAGCGAAGGACTCCACGGTCACCGGCTAAAACGGGGGGATTggatcagcagcagcagcatcagtACCAGCAGGCTATCGGACACCGGAGGTCACAGTCGCTGCCGCCGAAGCTGGGGGTTAAGTTGTTTATTCCGCCGCCTTCGAAAGTGTCGGTGGTGTTTATTAATCCCAGT ATCCATACGTATCGGCTGCACTCCGGACTAGGCGGTGACATCAGCGTCCAGGAGCTTATGCTCGAAAGTCAGCTATGCTACATCATTCCTCAACAGCTGCT CTCCATCTGGATCGCCCGGGAAAAGGAACTCCTACAGGAGATCTCCGGTATGGGTGAACTGGGCGGCGAATGGCGCAACCGCCAAATGGAACTGCTCGACAAACACCTGAAACTGCTGAAAGACTACTCACAGGCGAAGCAATTTCTAATGCAGCAACAACAGCAGGGTAAGTACTTCAAGGCGAGCAGCAAGAAAAAGGACGAAACGCTCGAGTTCGCACCGGTTAATCTGCACCTGCAGCGAATGTGGGCTCACAATGATACACTGAAGCGGGCCGGGATCCTGGACGTTATCACCGTGGGGGCCTTCACGCGACATTCGGGCAAATCGAAAACCGGTGGATTGATCAAATTGATGCAGCAGATCATGGATTCCTCCGCCAAGGATAACGGG GTCAGTCAACGGGTAGCAGCGGCGAACGACGCCGTACAAGCCATCAAACAACTCCGGAAAGAGATTGTAGAAATAATGTCCCAGCTACTGTATTTGGCCAAATCAAAAAATCCCAAAGGGATGCTTCCTCTGTGCAATGAAATGATGACCAAAACACGTTCGTTACTAAACATCTGGGAACCCACGATGGTAGAGGAAGCTTTCAGCTTCATCGAACGAAACCGAATAGTCGATGAACAGACCCTAGCCGTTGAAGGTCTCGCTGGCGGAACCCCCGGTCATTCCATCCCAATGTCTCCCTTCAGAAAGATTACCCAACAGctaggggcactcgatttgaAAAGTCCTGAGCTGGAAGATTTTGCCACTCCGATGGGACCGGCTCCGGATCTGTGGCCTCAGGTACGAACCAGCAAATCCGGAGTTTTAGGAGCTTTCGGCACCACCACAAAATCCAAGTCGCCTTCGGCGCTAGACATCAACGCCATTGCGACCATCCAAAGCACCTACAATCAGATGAACAACAGCAAATCGAAAGAGTATCTAATGTCCTGCTCACTTCCGGCAGCCTGTTACCTTCCATTGGACACCCCAACGGAATCTAAATCTAGCAAGGCGTCCCCCTCGGAAACCCCTTCAGGGGACCTCAAATTCAGTGAAACCCACTTCGACGTTAACGGAGAAGTTACCAGTTCCGCACTCGAAACAGACCCTCCCCTCAAATCCCCCGAGGTGGAAAAAGCCGAAGAAGCTATCCCGGAAGCAATGACCCATTCCTCGCTGTCCGCCAATCAACTGCTGGAGAACAAAACCGAACTGCTGTCGAATGTGTACGACGAGAAAGGGTATCTCATTGAAAACACCGCCATCGTCCTGGGGCACAACGGAGCCTTTCTGGACACGAAAGCGATGAGTTCAAGCCCATCGGCCAACTACTATCGGCCGACGGAGGAACCGGAACCGTTGGATTTGACGCAGCTCAACATCGAAGCCAGTGTGATGTGTTTGGTTAGTAAGGTGAAGTTTCTGTGCGGTCGTTGTGGGAGTCCAGCCGTACGATTGCGGCAACCGAAAGGAAGCTCGACCGTCAAGCCTTGTCGTGTCCCGTTCGGTGGAATTCCACCGGATGTCGTCACCAGTCAGCCACTATCCTTACCCTGCTCTAGCGAGGAACAGGAAATACCCGAATCCTCGTCAGCGGCTAGTTTAAGTGGCATTCTACCGAAAGATCTGCTTCCGGGGCCGTCGGGGAAACCTCCTCTTTGCAGTAAAGATCTGAATCTTGCGCTAACCCAAGCGGTCGGTGAGGTAACGCGAAAGGTCAAGAAGGGTAATAAATTCACGGACGGTTTGGATCTTTCGCTGACCACCGATTGGGCCTCTGAACTGCGGCCATCGATGAAGAAACTACGGCAAGCTATGGATGGCTTGCTGAAGACGGCTCGTCTCATGCATTCCGTTCAACGGTTGCAGCAGGATATGAAGAAAACGTCCTCAGTGCTGACCGTTATGTACCGGAGGGACGTATGTTTCTCACAAGCTCTGACAGCTCTGGTGTCATCGCTAATGGCGAAACTGTGGGGACAGAATGTAACCGAGAACTACATCAGTTTGTTATGCAGTTTGGGTCCGTTGGCTTGCTTCGAGGGACTGCTGTCACTGTACGGAAGCGAGACGGATATGTGGGGTGATATGAGTGTTGCAATCGAAGATCTTGCCTCGGTTCGCTTCACGTTGGTTCGGAGTAACATCCAGCGGGATTCGAAGGCGGTTCCCGTGCCGAGGGTGACCGGTTCGAGACAGGCGCTGCTAGTTTTGCTACCCGTTCCGGAGTCGGTGTTCTGTCATCTACCCACGAAGGAAACTGTGAATTTTAAG ATAACTCCAGTTTTCTTCAACATCGGCATCAACGAGAAGGCAACGCTAGCGGAAACGCTTGGTTACACCAAGGAACAGCATCGATCCAACTGGGACAACTATGACCGGCTGAAGCAGTACCACATCCGCTACAAAAAGATCCCATTTAATTTCGTCAATCCGTCGTGTTCGGCAGCGTTGGATACTCCGACGAAAACGGTCATGGCAACCGCTCAGCAGAAGGAGGTACTGGTTCCGGAGCATGCCGTAGTGGCGCTGCTGAACGAGATGGAGGAACAGTTGAGGACGAACTGTTCGAAAAACTATCGGGTTCTTACGTTGGCCGAGGATATCACGCGGGCGATGCAGGGTTTGCGGTTTACCTCGTGCAAAAGTGCCAAAGATCGGACCTCGATGGCGGTGACGATGGAGCAGTGCCGGGTGCTGCAGCAGGAGTTCCATCTGTCCGCTGGGAACGTGCAGAATGTGTTGGATACGATGAGGAG
- the LOC131690109 gene encoding inositol polyphosphate-4-phosphatase type I A isoform X1 encodes MRFNKQELITLARQPSNKFDKEGPLYVTEKQEGFFRKTEDEEANNSNHSGGSKNHPKRNKSLSCIGGTTKVSLEKWCRLRGNLLFYFKGNDPFSEPQGCIVLEKYRCVRHSDQKEFDGYVFFLEFEDGLRQRFATNTDQERLEWMQSIGLAGYDVKRAQLKYLREQIDKKRGLVHDVDVDMLRLQTGKEIDLAEIPICESVISCDNLLCDGNGKPPNPSVVVQVTSNSRAASSGGWVKYGRTEVIERSSNPQFICTITFRTGDGLNAKSLIRFTAYDVREKVTQTAVPIGWAEVALGVITDTSRLRIPLRGQSTCGSNAGFITIASCAPDLERRTPRSPAKTGGLDQQQQHQYQQAIGHRRSQSLPPKLGVKLFIPPPSKVSVVFINPSIHTYRLHSGLGGDISVQELMLESQLCYIIPQQLLSIWIAREKELLQEISGMGELGGEWRNRQMELLDKHLKLLKDYSQAKQFLMQQQQQGKYFKASSKKKDETLEFAPVNLHLQRMWAHNDTLKRAGILDVITVGAFTRHSGKSKTGGLIKLMQQIMDSSAKDNGVSQRVAAANDAVQAIKQLRKEIVEIMSQLLYLAKSKNPKGMLPLCNEMMTKTRSLLNIWEPTMVEEAFSFIERNRIVDEQTLAVEGLAGGTPGHSIPMSPFRKITQQLGALDLKSPELEDFATPMGPAPDLWPQVRTSKSGVLGAFGTTTKSKSPSALDINAIATIQSTYNQMNNSKSKEYLMSCSLPAACYLPLDTPTESKSSKASPSETPSGDLKFSETHFDVNGEVTSSALETDPPLKSPEVEKAEEAIPEAMTHSSLSANQLLENKTELLSNVYDEKGYLIENTAIVLGHNGAFLDTKAMSSSPSANYYRPTEEPEPLDLTQLNIEASVMCLVSKVKFLCGRCGSPAVRLRQPKGSSTVKPCRVPFGGIPPDVVTSQPLSLPCSSEEQEIPESSSAASLSGILPKDLLPGPSGKPPLCSKDLNLALTQAVGEVTRKVKKGNKFTDGLDLSLTTDWASELRPSMKKLRQAMDGLLKTARLMHSVQRLQQDMKKTSSVLTVMYRRDVCFSQALTALVSSLMAKLWGQNVTENYISLLCSLGPLACFEGLLSLYGSETDMWGDMSVAIEDLASVRFTLVRSNIQRDSKAVPVPRVTGSRQALLVLLPVPESVFCHLPTKETVNFKITPVFFNIGINEKATLAETLGYTKEQHRSNWDNYDRLKQYHIRYKKIPFNFVNPSCSAALDTPTKTVMATAQQKEVLVPEHAVVALLNEMEEQLRTNCSKNYRVLTLAEDITRAMQGLRFTSCKSAKDRTSMAVTMEQCRVLQQEFHLSAGNVQNVLDTMRSEGTRSDNTMKNIGLRKYAFNLPQVLSLPQAYRPPAGAYGKVQS; translated from the exons TAAGTCTCGAAAAGTGGTGCCGACTGCGCGGGAACCTGCTGTTCTACTTCAAAGGCAACGACCCGTTCTCGGAACCACAGGGATGCATCGTACTGGAAAAGTACCGCTGCGTTAGACACAGCGATCAGAAGGAGTTCGACGGATACGTGTTCTTCCTCG AATTCGAGGAcggtttgagacagcgtttcgCCACCAACACCGACCAGGAACGACTGGAATGGATGCAGTCGATCGGCCTAGCCGGTTACGACGTCAAACGTGCACAGCTGAAATACCTGCGGGAGCAGATCGATAAGAAACGTGGCTTGGTCCACGACGTAGACGTGGACATGTTGCGTCTACAGACCGGCAAGGAGATAG ATCTCGCCGAAATTCCGATCTGTGAATCGGTCATCTCCTGCGATAATCTGTTGTGCGACGGTAACGGCAAGCCACCGAATCCGTCGGTCGTCGTTCAGGTTACATCGAACAGCCGAGCCGCCAGCAGCGGCGGTTGGGTAAAGTACGGCCGTACCGAAGTGATCGAACGAAGCTCCAATCCGCAGTTCATTTGTACCATTACGTTTCGCACCGGGGACGGGTTGAATGCGAAATCGCTGATTCGATTTACGGCGTACGACGTGCGGGAGAAGGTAACACAGACGGCCGTACCGATTGGATGGGCTGAGGTGGCTCTCGGGGTTATTACCGATACGTCTCGGTTGAGGATTCCACTGCGGGGGCAAAGCACCTGCGGATCTAATGCTGGCTTCATTACGATTGCCAGCTGTGCACCGGATTTGGAGCGAAGGACTCCACGGTCACCGGCTAAAACGGGGGGATTggatcagcagcagcagcatcagtACCAGCAGGCTATCGGACACCGGAGGTCACAGTCGCTGCCGCCGAAGCTGGGGGTTAAGTTGTTTATTCCGCCGCCTTCGAAAGTGTCGGTGGTGTTTATTAATCCCAGT ATCCATACGTATCGGCTGCACTCCGGACTAGGCGGTGACATCAGCGTCCAGGAGCTTATGCTCGAAAGTCAGCTATGCTACATCATTCCTCAACAGCTGCT CTCCATCTGGATCGCCCGGGAAAAGGAACTCCTACAGGAGATCTCCGGTATGGGTGAACTGGGCGGCGAATGGCGCAACCGCCAAATGGAACTGCTCGACAAACACCTGAAACTGCTGAAAGACTACTCACAGGCGAAGCAATTTCTAATGCAGCAACAACAGCAGGGTAAGTACTTCAAGGCGAGCAGCAAGAAAAAGGACGAAACGCTCGAGTTCGCACCGGTTAATCTGCACCTGCAGCGAATGTGGGCTCACAATGATACACTGAAGCGGGCCGGGATCCTGGACGTTATCACCGTGGGGGCCTTCACGCGACATTCGGGCAAATCGAAAACCGGTGGATTGATCAAATTGATGCAGCAGATCATGGATTCCTCCGCCAAGGATAACGGG GTCAGTCAACGGGTAGCAGCGGCGAACGACGCCGTACAAGCCATCAAACAACTCCGGAAAGAGATTGTAGAAATAATGTCCCAGCTACTGTATTTGGCCAAATCAAAAAATCCCAAAGGGATGCTTCCTCTGTGCAATGAAATGATGACCAAAACACGTTCGTTACTAAACATCTGGGAACCCACGATGGTAGAGGAAGCTTTCAGCTTCATCGAACGAAACCGAATAGTCGATGAACAGACCCTAGCCGTTGAAGGTCTCGCTGGCGGAACCCCCGGTCATTCCATCCCAATGTCTCCCTTCAGAAAGATTACCCAACAGctaggggcactcgatttgaAAAGTCCTGAGCTGGAAGATTTTGCCACTCCGATGGGACCGGCTCCGGATCTGTGGCCTCAGGTACGAACCAGCAAATCCGGAGTTTTAGGAGCTTTCGGCACCACCACAAAATCCAAGTCGCCTTCGGCGCTAGACATCAACGCCATTGCGACCATCCAAAGCACCTACAATCAGATGAACAACAGCAAATCGAAAGAGTATCTAATGTCCTGCTCACTTCCGGCAGCCTGTTACCTTCCATTGGACACCCCAACGGAATCTAAATCTAGCAAGGCGTCCCCCTCGGAAACCCCTTCAGGGGACCTCAAATTCAGTGAAACCCACTTCGACGTTAACGGAGAAGTTACCAGTTCCGCACTCGAAACAGACCCTCCCCTCAAATCCCCCGAGGTGGAAAAAGCCGAAGAAGCTATCCCGGAAGCAATGACCCATTCCTCGCTGTCCGCCAATCAACTGCTGGAGAACAAAACCGAACTGCTGTCGAATGTGTACGACGAGAAAGGGTATCTCATTGAAAACACCGCCATCGTCCTGGGGCACAACGGAGCCTTTCTGGACACGAAAGCGATGAGTTCAAGCCCATCGGCCAACTACTATCGGCCGACGGAGGAACCGGAACCGTTGGATTTGACGCAGCTCAACATCGAAGCCAGTGTGATGTGTTTGGTTAGTAAGGTGAAGTTTCTGTGCGGTCGTTGTGGGAGTCCAGCCGTACGATTGCGGCAACCGAAAGGAAGCTCGACCGTCAAGCCTTGTCGTGTCCCGTTCGGTGGAATTCCACCGGATGTCGTCACCAGTCAGCCACTATCCTTACCCTGCTCTAGCGAGGAACAGGAAATACCCGAATCCTCGTCAGCGGCTAGTTTAAGTGGCATTCTACCGAAAGATCTGCTTCCGGGGCCGTCGGGGAAACCTCCTCTTTGCAGTAAAGATCTGAATCTTGCGCTAACCCAAGCGGTCGGTGAGGTAACGCGAAAGGTCAAGAAGGGTAATAAATTCACGGACGGTTTGGATCTTTCGCTGACCACCGATTGGGCCTCTGAACTGCGGCCATCGATGAAGAAACTACGGCAAGCTATGGATGGCTTGCTGAAGACGGCTCGTCTCATGCATTCCGTTCAACGGTTGCAGCAGGATATGAAGAAAACGTCCTCAGTGCTGACCGTTATGTACCGGAGGGACGTATGTTTCTCACAAGCTCTGACAGCTCTGGTGTCATCGCTAATGGCGAAACTGTGGGGACAGAATGTAACCGAGAACTACATCAGTTTGTTATGCAGTTTGGGTCCGTTGGCTTGCTTCGAGGGACTGCTGTCACTGTACGGAAGCGAGACGGATATGTGGGGTGATATGAGTGTTGCAATCGAAGATCTTGCCTCGGTTCGCTTCACGTTGGTTCGGAGTAACATCCAGCGGGATTCGAAGGCGGTTCCCGTGCCGAGGGTGACCGGTTCGAGACAGGCGCTGCTAGTTTTGCTACCCGTTCCGGAGTCGGTGTTCTGTCATCTACCCACGAAGGAAACTGTGAATTTTAAG ATAACTCCAGTTTTCTTCAACATCGGCATCAACGAGAAGGCAACGCTAGCGGAAACGCTTGGTTACACCAAGGAACAGCATCGATCCAACTGGGACAACTATGACCGGCTGAAGCAGTACCACATCCGCTACAAAAAGATCCCATTTAATTTCGTCAATCCGTCGTGTTCGGCAGCGTTGGATACTCCGACGAAAACGGTCATGGCAACCGCTCAGCAGAAGGAGGTACTGGTTCCGGAGCATGCCGTAGTGGCGCTGCTGAACGAGATGGAGGAACAGTTGAGGACGAACTGTTCGAAAAACTATCGGGTTCTTACGTTGGCCGAGGATATCACGCGGGCGATGCAGGGTTTGCGGTTTACCTCGTGCAAAAGTGCCAAAGATCGGACCTCGATGGCGGTGACGATGGAGCAGTGCCGGGTGCTGCAGCAGGAGTTCCATCTGTCCGCTGGGAACGTGCAGAATGTGTTGGATACGATGAGGAG